A region of Saccharococcus thermophilus DNA encodes the following proteins:
- a CDS encoding FxsA family protein, which translates to MKWIVGIFIVIPALEIALFILSGKLIGIWPTLAFLMLTGMIGIWLVKQQGLAVIEKARREVSYGRLPSEAILDGICVLIGGVLLLTPGFFTDILGVFLLLPFTRALMKPYIARWLKSFFRTKTFFHFYRFYR; encoded by the coding sequence ATGAAATGGATAGTCGGGATATTTATCGTGATTCCAGCCTTGGAGATCGCTCTGTTTATTCTTTCCGGCAAATTGATCGGGATATGGCCTACGCTTGCTTTCCTTATGCTAACGGGGATGATAGGAATATGGCTTGTGAAACAACAAGGACTGGCAGTGATCGAAAAAGCAAGACGGGAAGTGTCATACGGACGTCTTCCGAGTGAAGCGATTCTTGATGGGATTTGTGTGCTCATTGGCGGAGTGCTGTTGTTAACACCAGGCTTTTTTACCGATATACTTGGGGTGTTTCTTCTTCTTCCTTTTACGCGTGCGCTGATGAAACCGTATATCGCCCGCTGGCTGAAATCGTTTTTTCGCACTAAAACGTTTTTCCATTTTTATCGATTTTATCGATAA
- a CDS encoding FadR/GntR family transcriptional regulator, protein MRWHVREGSPVKDAKVYIETLEQIRQIIHDDGLVAGDKLPSERELSERLQVGRSSVREALRALEFLGLIETRRGEGTYITDVGNHQFIDLLGTFILQNKRAKEDLAETKWLIEQLCLQLACQRWQEKDLAWLEKNVRQKSMNYELFFQWATAAARNYLLERIWRVLHSFSATIGGIVSLPDVFYEQMLEALAKRDEAVVTEMWKTYAQPPLSKEK, encoded by the coding sequence TTGCGATGGCATGTTAGGGAGGGATCACCGGTAAAAGACGCAAAAGTATATATCGAAACGTTGGAACAAATCCGCCAGATCATCCACGATGACGGGCTTGTCGCCGGCGATAAGCTTCCTTCTGAACGCGAATTATCAGAACGCCTGCAAGTTGGCCGCTCTTCGGTGCGCGAGGCGCTAAGGGCGCTCGAATTTCTGGGCTTAATTGAAACGCGGCGGGGGGAAGGAACGTACATTACAGACGTAGGCAATCATCAGTTCATTGACTTGCTCGGCACGTTTATTTTGCAAAATAAGCGGGCAAAAGAAGATTTGGCGGAAACGAAATGGCTTATAGAACAGCTTTGTCTGCAGCTTGCCTGCCAGCGTTGGCAAGAAAAAGATTTGGCGTGGCTTGAAAAAAACGTTCGACAAAAATCAATGAATTATGAGCTGTTTTTTCAGTGGGCGACAGCGGCGGCGCGCAACTATTTACTCGAACGAATTTGGCGTGTGCTGCACAGCTTTTCCGCCACGATCGGCGGCATTGTTTCATTGCCGGATGTATTTTATGAACAGATGCTAGAAGCATTGGCGAAGCGGGATGAGGCTGTTGTAACGGAAATGTGGAAAACATATGCGCAGCCTCCTTTGTCGAAAGAGAAATGA
- the pfkA gene encoding 6-phosphofructokinase: MKRIGVLTSGGDSPGMNAAIRAVVRKAIYHGVEVFGIYHGYAGLITGKIKKLEVGDVGDIIHRGGTILYTARCPEFKTEEGQLKGIEQLKKHGIEGLVVIGGDGSYQGAKKLTEHGFPCVGVPGTIDNDIPGTDFTIGFDTALNTVIDAIDKIRDTATSHERTYVIEVMGRHVGDIALWSGLAGGAETILIPEAEYDMDDIIARLKRGHDRGKKHSIIIVAEGVGSGVEFGKKIQEATGFETRVTVLGHVQRGGSPTAFDRVLASRLGARAVELLLEGKGGRCVGIQNNQLVDHDIVEALANKHTVDQRMYMLSKELSI, from the coding sequence ATGAAACGTATTGGTGTGTTAACAAGCGGCGGAGATTCGCCGGGCATGAATGCGGCTATTCGCGCCGTTGTGCGCAAAGCGATTTATCATGGTGTGGAAGTATTTGGAATTTATCATGGGTATGCTGGCTTGATTACTGGGAAAATTAAAAAATTAGAAGTGGGTGATGTCGGCGACATTATCCATCGTGGAGGTACAATACTATATACGGCGCGCTGTCCGGAATTTAAAACAGAAGAAGGCCAGCTGAAAGGAATTGAGCAATTGAAAAAGCATGGGATTGAAGGGCTGGTCGTCATCGGCGGTGACGGTTCCTATCAAGGCGCAAAAAAATTAACGGAGCACGGATTTCCATGTGTCGGAGTGCCGGGAACGATCGATAATGACATTCCTGGAACGGATTTTACCATTGGGTTTGATACGGCATTAAACACGGTGATTGACGCCATTGACAAGATCCGCGATACCGCAACATCGCACGAGCGGACATATGTGATTGAGGTAATGGGACGCCATGTCGGGGATATTGCGTTATGGTCCGGACTTGCCGGAGGAGCGGAAACGATTTTGATTCCAGAAGCAGAGTATGACATGGACGATATTATTGCGCGGCTAAAGCGCGGGCATGATCGCGGCAAAAAACATAGCATTATTATCGTTGCTGAAGGAGTTGGAAGCGGCGTTGAGTTCGGCAAGAAAATTCAAGAAGCAACGGGATTTGAGACGCGCGTTACGGTGTTAGGGCATGTGCAGCGTGGCGGTTCTCCAACCGCGTTTGACCGTGTGCTCGCCAGCCGTTTAGGTGCCCGGGCTGTCGAACTATTGCTAGAAGGAAAAGGCGGCCGTTGCGTTGGCATTCAAAACAATCAGCTTGTCGATCATGATATTGTCGAAGCATTGGCAAACAAGCATACCGTGGATCAAAGAATGTATATGTTGTCCAAAGAGCTATCCATTTAA
- the accA gene encoding acetyl-CoA carboxylase carboxyl transferase subunit alpha, whose amino-acid sequence MVAELEFEKPLIELRKKISELKEFTKTAEVDFSAEIEKLEARLAKLENDIYSNLTPWDRVQIARHPQRPTTLDYIARLFTHFLECHGDRCFGDDEAIVGGIAKYDGLPVTVIGHQRGKDTKENIRRNFGMPHPEGYRKALRLMKQAEKFQRPIICFIDTKGAYPGKAAEERGQSEAIARNLFEMAGLTVPIVCVVIGEGGSGGALALGVGNHIHMLENSTYSVISPEGAAAILWKDAALAQRAAETMKITARDLKELGVIDEIIPEVRGGAHRDVDQQAAEIDKVLKRSLQQLLKLDGETLVQQRYEKFKQIGQFAFSRDDLRVR is encoded by the coding sequence ATGGTGGCAGAGTTAGAGTTTGAAAAGCCGCTCATTGAATTGCGCAAAAAAATCAGCGAGTTAAAAGAGTTTACGAAAACCGCCGAGGTCGACTTTTCCGCGGAAATTGAAAAATTGGAAGCGCGCCTTGCCAAATTGGAAAACGATATATATTCGAACTTAACTCCGTGGGATCGTGTGCAAATCGCCCGTCATCCCCAGCGCCCGACAACACTTGACTACATCGCGCGGCTGTTTACGCATTTTTTAGAATGCCATGGGGACCGCTGCTTTGGCGATGACGAGGCGATTGTTGGCGGAATTGCCAAATACGATGGCTTGCCTGTGACGGTGATTGGCCACCAACGCGGAAAAGATACGAAAGAAAACATTCGCCGCAATTTCGGCATGCCGCATCCAGAAGGGTATCGCAAGGCATTGCGCCTCATGAAACAGGCGGAAAAATTCCAGCGCCCAATCATTTGTTTTATTGATACAAAAGGGGCCTATCCGGGAAAAGCAGCGGAGGAGCGCGGCCAAAGCGAAGCGATTGCCAGAAATTTGTTTGAAATGGCAGGGCTTACCGTGCCGATTGTTTGTGTTGTAATCGGCGAAGGTGGAAGCGGCGGTGCGCTGGCGCTTGGGGTTGGAAACCATATTCATATGCTTGAAAACTCGACGTACTCTGTCATTTCCCCGGAAGGGGCGGCGGCGATTTTATGGAAAGATGCGGCGCTTGCTCAGCGTGCGGCGGAAACGATGAAAATTACCGCGCGCGACCTAAAAGAACTAGGGGTGATTGATGAAATTATTCCAGAAGTTCGCGGCGGCGCCCATCGCGATGTCGATCAACAGGCGGCAGAGATCGATAAGGTGTTGAAGCGATCGCTACAGCAGCTCCTAAAGCTGGATGGCGAAACATTAGTCCAGCAGCGATATGAAAAATTTAAACAAATCGGGCAATTTGCGTTTTCCCGCGATGACCTTCGGGTAAGATAA
- the accD gene encoding acetyl-CoA carboxylase, carboxyltransferase subunit beta, with product MWKDIFIKKKKYASIPSEQVRHEVPEGIMTKCPKCKKIMYTKELVKNLRVCMSCGYHHTMPSRERIDSLLDEGSFREYDADMISVNPLQFPGYMEKLEEDRRKSNLNEAVVTGEGTLNGHPLVIAVMDSAFRMGSMGSVVGEKITRAIEKARELHVPFLIFTASGGARMQEGVLSLMQMAKTSAALKLFSDEGGLIISVMTHPTTGGVSASFASLGDYNFAEPGALIGFAGRRVIEQTVREELPEDFQTAEFLLKHGQLDAVIHRHDLKETLTTVLDIHQGGGEHGWWQS from the coding sequence ATGTGGAAAGACATATTTATCAAAAAGAAGAAATATGCGTCGATTCCTTCCGAGCAAGTGAGGCACGAAGTTCCAGAGGGGATTATGACGAAATGTCCGAAATGCAAAAAAATTATGTATACAAAAGAATTGGTGAAAAATTTGCGTGTTTGCATGAGCTGCGGCTATCACCATACGATGCCGTCGCGGGAGCGAATTGATAGTTTGTTAGATGAAGGCAGCTTTCGCGAATATGACGCCGATATGATTTCCGTCAATCCGTTGCAGTTCCCGGGATATATGGAAAAGCTTGAAGAAGATCGCCGTAAATCAAACTTAAATGAAGCGGTTGTCACCGGGGAAGGCACGTTAAATGGACATCCACTGGTGATCGCCGTCATGGATTCGGCATTCCGGATGGGTAGCATGGGCTCTGTCGTCGGGGAAAAAATTACAAGGGCCATTGAAAAAGCGAGAGAACTCCACGTCCCGTTTCTTATTTTCACCGCTTCCGGCGGCGCGCGCATGCAGGAAGGGGTATTAAGTTTAATGCAGATGGCAAAAACGAGCGCGGCGTTAAAATTATTCAGCGATGAAGGCGGTCTGATTATTTCGGTGATGACGCACCCGACTACCGGGGGGGTATCGGCAAGCTTTGCTTCGCTTGGAGATTATAATTTTGCCGAACCGGGGGCGCTCATAGGCTTTGCTGGCCGCCGTGTGATTGAGCAAACGGTGCGCGAGGAGCTTCCTGAAGATTTTCAGACGGCGGAATTTTTGTTGAAACATGGCCAGCTAGATGCCGTCATTCACCGTCATGACCTAAAAGAGACGTTGACGACGGTGCTGGATATTCATCAAGGAGGAGGGGAACACGGATGGTGGCAGAGTTAG
- the pyk gene encoding pyruvate kinase encodes MMRKTKIVCTIGPASESVDKLVQLIEAGMNVARLNFSHGDHMEHGRRIQNIREAAKRTGKTVAILLDTKGPEIRTHDMENGAVELKEGSQLVISMKEVLGTSEKISVTYEGLIDDVVPGSKILLDDGLIGLEVVSIDKQAREIVTRVLNEGVLKNKKGVNVPGVRLNLPGITDKDRQDILFGIEQGIDFIAASFVRRASDVLEIREVLEANDALHIQIIAKIENQEGVDNIDEILEVVDGLMVARGDLGVEIPAEEVPLIQKVLIKKCNMLGKPVITATQMLDSMQRNPRPTRAEASDVANAIFDGTDAVMLSGETAAGHYPVEAVKTMHRIALRTEQALQYRDILEQRTKESATTITDAIGQSVAHTALNLDVAAIVTPTVSGRTAYMVSKYRPKAPIVAVTSSESVSRKLALVWGVYSQVAPQANTTDEMLDIAVDAAIKSGVVKHGDLVVITAGVPVGETGSTNLMKVHVIGDIIAKGQGIGRKSAFGKAVIAKTAEEALQKMVEGGILVTNSTDADMMAALEKAAAIITEEGGLTSHAAVVGLSLGIPVVVGVENATSILKDGQEITVDAGFGAIYQGHASVL; translated from the coding sequence ATGATGCGAAAAACGAAAATCGTCTGTACGATCGGTCCTGCCAGTGAGAGTGTAGACAAGCTCGTGCAGCTGATCGAAGCGGGGATGAATGTCGCGCGTTTAAATTTTTCGCATGGCGACCATATGGAACACGGACGGCGCATCCAAAACATTCGCGAAGCGGCGAAGCGAACGGGAAAAACGGTGGCGATTTTGTTAGATACAAAAGGTCCGGAAATCCGCACTCATGACATGGAAAACGGCGCTGTCGAATTAAAAGAAGGCTCGCAGCTCGTTATTTCGATGAAGGAAGTTCTCGGAACGTCGGAGAAAATTTCGGTGACCTATGAAGGATTGATTGACGATGTCGTCCCTGGTTCCAAAATTCTTTTAGATGATGGCTTAATCGGATTAGAAGTTGTTTCCATTGACAAGCAAGCGCGCGAAATTGTCACGAGAGTGCTCAATGAAGGCGTCTTAAAAAACAAAAAAGGGGTTAATGTACCGGGCGTTCGTCTCAACCTGCCGGGGATTACAGACAAAGATCGCCAAGACATTTTATTCGGCATCGAGCAAGGAATTGATTTTATCGCTGCTTCCTTTGTGCGGAGAGCTTCCGACGTATTGGAAATTCGCGAGGTGCTCGAGGCAAATGACGCGCTACATATTCAAATCATCGCCAAAATCGAAAATCAAGAAGGCGTTGATAATATTGACGAAATTTTGGAAGTCGTCGATGGATTGATGGTGGCGCGCGGCGACCTTGGCGTCGAAATCCCGGCAGAAGAAGTGCCATTGATCCAAAAAGTGCTCATTAAAAAATGCAACATGCTTGGCAAACCGGTTATTACGGCGACACAAATGCTCGATTCGATGCAGCGCAACCCAAGACCTACGAGAGCAGAAGCAAGCGATGTCGCCAATGCGATTTTCGACGGCACTGATGCGGTGATGCTATCTGGGGAAACAGCGGCAGGGCATTATCCAGTCGAAGCAGTAAAAACGATGCATCGAATTGCGCTGCGTACCGAACAGGCGTTGCAATACCGCGACATATTAGAGCAGCGGACAAAAGAAAGCGCAACGACGATTACCGATGCGATTGGACAATCGGTGGCGCATACGGCGCTAAACTTAGACGTGGCGGCGATTGTCACGCCAACCGTCAGTGGAAGAACGGCGTATATGGTATCGAAATATCGTCCGAAAGCCCCGATTGTCGCTGTTACTTCCAGCGAATCCGTATCGCGCAAATTAGCGCTTGTCTGGGGAGTATATTCGCAAGTGGCGCCACAAGCAAACACAACGGACGAAATGCTTGATATTGCCGTCGATGCTGCGATAAAATCAGGAGTAGTCAAACACGGTGATTTAGTCGTCATCACCGCGGGAGTTCCGGTTGGAGAAACGGGGTCGACGAACTTGATGAAAGTGCATGTGATCGGCGACATTATTGCAAAAGGGCAAGGCATCGGCCGCAAGTCGGCTTTCGGAAAAGCGGTAATTGCGAAAACGGCAGAAGAAGCGCTCCAAAAAATGGTAGAAGGCGGAATTTTAGTAACAAACAGTACCGATGCAGACATGATGGCGGCGTTAGAAAAAGCGGCGGCCATCATTACCGAGGAAGGCGGATTAACGAGCCATGCCGCCGTCGTTGGTCTAAGCCTTGGCATTCCGGTCGTTGTCGGTGTGGAAAATGCGACATCGATTTTAAAAGATGGGCAGGAAATTACGGTGGACGCCGGATTCGGCGCGATTTATCAAGGGCATGCGAGCGTGTTGTAA
- the dnaE gene encoding DNA polymerase III subunit alpha, with product MSFVHLHVRSCYSLLTSPTKISDLVKKAKELQFSALALTDENVLYGAIPFYIECKRYGIQPIIGMITDIALEGESAYPLVLLAKNETGYRHLMKISSTIQTKTQEGIPEKFLWHYRNGLIALTPGKSGQIETLLADNEIEKAKQVLERYKQIFGTDVYLSVQRREQEREPYEAELIRLGEETSTPLVATNDVQYIEKEDVFVQRCLLAIKHGTEMKEEKNVIGERYFTSSEEMEQRFSDLPEALANSKKIADQCHLHLEFDTLKLPKYPVPEKESAGSYLRRLCLKGLNERVSSPSDVYRKRLEYELHIIEQMHFSDYFLIVWDLMNFARKKGITTGPGRGSAAGSLVAYTLYITDVDPIQYGLLFERFLNPERVSMPDIDIDFPDDRREEVIQYVAAKYGQQHVAQIITFGTFGAKAALRDVGKAMGIHSQEVEPIIKSIPNKPGVTIQEVYEQSPAFRQAVQASSLLQKWMATAMKIEGLPRHTSTHAAGVIISSEPLAEMIPLQQGHGEWYLTQYPMDVLERLGLLKMDFLGLRTLTFLEHICRLIERQTGKSINIRSLPLDDRKTYELLSNGDTNGIFQLESEGMKHVLRELKPSQFEDIVAVNALYRPGPMSYIPVYIKRKHGEEHVSYLHPDLEPILAPTYGVLIYQEQIMQIAANIAGFSLGKADLLRRAVAKKKKELLDEQRREFVQGCLQNGYEETFANELYDMIVRFANYGFNRSHAVSYALLSYQLAYLKAHYPLCFYAALLTSVIGDEEKLSLYIYEARQKQTTLLPPAINRSRYAFSVEQGKIRYSLAAIKHVGTVAVKAIIQERQRGEFADFFDFCVRLFGKGINRKTIESLILSGCFDEFGVERASLLASVDVALEHAQLMGPYMEEGLLADLSLKPKYVEAPALSLEEKLEYEKELLGVYISPHPTSAYQKAFRLAGAKPILSVCKSKAGSLTKVGVYIAEKRKTRTKRGEEMAFFTISDESGEMVAVAFPEVYSRYSSALEKGNVQLLEGKLDVRAGKPQLVIRQVLPLDTKALYIKIRPEHMAAGKLFTLKALLRKYHGNTPVFLYYEQEQKMVKLAEEYNVSLTDESIAAFKELFGHEHIVVK from the coding sequence TTGTCGTTTGTTCACCTTCACGTTCGCAGCTGCTACAGCTTGCTGACAAGCCCGACGAAAATCAGCGATTTAGTCAAAAAGGCGAAAGAGTTGCAATTTTCCGCTCTTGCGTTGACGGATGAAAATGTATTGTATGGGGCGATTCCTTTTTATATCGAATGCAAACGCTACGGCATTCAGCCGATTATCGGAATGATCACAGACATTGCGCTGGAGGGGGAAAGCGCATATCCGCTCGTTTTATTAGCAAAAAATGAAACAGGTTACCGCCATTTAATGAAAATAAGCAGTACGATTCAAACAAAAACACAAGAAGGAATTCCAGAAAAATTCCTATGGCATTATCGCAATGGATTAATTGCGCTAACCCCAGGAAAAAGCGGGCAAATTGAAACATTGCTCGCTGATAACGAAATAGAAAAAGCAAAACAAGTGTTAGAACGGTATAAGCAAATATTTGGGACGGATGTTTATCTTTCGGTACAGCGCAGGGAACAGGAGCGCGAACCGTATGAAGCGGAGCTAATCCGTTTAGGAGAAGAAACTAGCACCCCGCTGGTGGCAACGAACGATGTCCAATATATCGAAAAAGAAGACGTGTTTGTGCAGCGCTGTTTATTGGCAATTAAACATGGAACGGAAATGAAAGAAGAAAAAAACGTTATCGGAGAACGATATTTCACATCGTCGGAGGAGATGGAACAGCGGTTTTCTGATTTGCCGGAGGCGCTAGCAAACAGCAAGAAAATCGCCGATCAATGCCATCTTCATCTCGAATTCGACACATTAAAACTGCCGAAATACCCGGTTCCGGAAAAGGAAAGCGCCGGCAGCTATTTGCGGCGGCTTTGCCTAAAAGGGCTAAATGAACGGGTTTCGTCCCCTTCCGATGTTTACAGAAAACGGCTTGAGTACGAACTCCATATCATCGAGCAAATGCATTTCAGCGATTATTTTTTGATCGTTTGGGATTTAATGAATTTCGCGCGCAAAAAAGGGATTACGACGGGACCGGGAAGGGGATCGGCGGCCGGATCGCTTGTTGCGTATACCCTTTATATTACCGATGTGGATCCGATCCAGTACGGCCTTCTTTTTGAACGTTTTTTAAACCCAGAACGGGTGTCGATGCCCGATATCGATATTGATTTTCCTGATGACCGCCGCGAAGAAGTGATCCAATATGTCGCCGCCAAATATGGACAACAGCATGTCGCGCAAATCATTACCTTTGGTACATTCGGCGCCAAAGCGGCTCTCCGCGATGTTGGCAAGGCGATGGGAATTCATTCGCAAGAGGTGGAACCTATCATCAAATCTATTCCGAATAAGCCGGGAGTAACGATTCAAGAAGTATATGAGCAATCCCCCGCTTTCCGTCAAGCGGTGCAAGCTTCTTCTTTATTACAAAAGTGGATGGCGACGGCGATGAAAATAGAAGGGTTGCCGCGTCATACATCCACCCATGCGGCTGGCGTGATTATCAGCAGCGAGCCGCTGGCGGAAATGATTCCGCTACAGCAAGGCCATGGCGAATGGTATTTAACGCAATATCCGATGGATGTGCTGGAGCGGCTTGGTTTGTTGAAAATGGATTTTCTCGGTTTGCGCACGTTAACATTCCTAGAACATATATGCCGCCTTATCGAGCGGCAAACAGGAAAATCGATAAACATCCGCTCGCTTCCGCTAGATGATCGGAAAACATACGAATTATTAAGCAATGGAGATACGAACGGCATTTTCCAATTAGAGTCGGAGGGAATGAAGCATGTACTAAGGGAGCTGAAACCGTCGCAGTTTGAAGATATCGTGGCTGTCAATGCGCTCTACCGTCCCGGTCCAATGAGTTATATTCCCGTTTATATCAAAAGAAAGCACGGCGAAGAACATGTTTCCTATCTTCATCCTGATTTGGAGCCCATTTTGGCGCCTACATACGGCGTTCTCATTTACCAAGAGCAAATTATGCAAATCGCCGCCAACATTGCCGGCTTTTCATTAGGAAAAGCGGATTTGCTGCGCCGCGCCGTTGCCAAAAAGAAAAAGGAGCTGCTTGACGAGCAACGCCGTGAATTCGTGCAAGGATGTCTCCAGAACGGCTATGAGGAAACTTTCGCTAATGAACTATACGATATGATCGTCCGTTTCGCCAACTACGGGTTTAATCGCAGCCATGCGGTCAGCTATGCCTTGCTTTCTTACCAGCTCGCCTATTTGAAGGCCCACTATCCCCTTTGTTTTTATGCTGCTCTATTGACGAGCGTCATCGGCGATGAGGAGAAACTGTCTTTGTACATTTATGAAGCAAGGCAAAAACAGACTACATTGCTGCCGCCTGCGATTAATCGCAGCCGCTACGCTTTTTCAGTAGAACAGGGAAAAATCCGCTATAGTTTAGCTGCCATTAAGCATGTCGGGACAGTCGCGGTCAAGGCAATTATTCAAGAACGGCAAAGAGGGGAATTTGCTGACTTTTTTGATTTCTGCGTGCGCCTATTTGGAAAAGGCATTAATCGAAAAACGATCGAGTCGCTTATTTTGTCAGGCTGTTTTGATGAGTTCGGAGTGGAAAGAGCGTCATTATTAGCAAGTGTGGATGTCGCGTTAGAGCACGCCCAGCTCATGGGCCCGTATATGGAAGAAGGTTTGCTTGCCGATTTGTCCTTAAAGCCAAAATATGTGGAAGCCCCTGCACTGTCGTTGGAAGAGAAGCTGGAGTATGAAAAAGAATTGCTCGGCGTGTACATTTCCCCGCATCCGACATCGGCGTATCAAAAGGCATTTCGCTTGGCTGGCGCCAAACCAATTTTGAGCGTATGCAAAAGCAAGGCGGGTTCCTTGACGAAGGTGGGTGTATATATTGCCGAAAAAAGAAAAACGCGGACGAAAAGGGGAGAAGAAATGGCTTTTTTCACTATTAGCGATGAGAGCGGGGAGATGGTTGCGGTAGCGTTTCCAGAAGTGTATTCTCGTTATTCTTCCGCTTTAGAGAAAGGAAACGTACAGCTATTGGAAGGAAAATTAGATGTCCGCGCCGGGAAGCCGCAGCTGGTGATTCGTCAAGTGCTTCCTCTTGATACGAAAGCACTTTATATAAAAATTCGCCCAGAACATATGGCCGCTGGGAAATTGTTTACTTTAAAAGCGTTATTGCGAAAATATCATGGAAACACTCCTGTTTTTCTTTATTACGAACAAGAGCAAAAGATGGTGAAATTGGCGGAAGAGTACAATGTCTCTTTAACCGATGAAAGCATAGCGGCGTTCAAGGAGCTCTTTGGGCATGAACATATTGTAGTAAAATAA
- a CDS encoding DHH family phosphoesterase, protein MKEKCLEILKAIQQFDTIVIHRHVRPDPDAYGSQGGLAEILRASFPEKTVYTVGQDEESLQFLRRMDVIDDEAYDNALVIVCDTANQERICDGRYRLGKKLIKIDHHPNEDPYGDIVWVDTNASSTSEMIYEFYLAGKEDGLVMTKEAARLIYAGIVGDTGRFLFPRTSEKTFRYASELIQYGFSLTELYDGLYRTKLNVAHLSGYVLQNFTVSEEGVAAVKMPKALLEQYGVTASEASQLVSLLGNIEGIVAWVFFIEEEKEIRVRFRSKGPIVNEVAKKYHGGGHPLAAGASIYSWEDAEYVIADLKAACRSR, encoded by the coding sequence ATGAAAGAAAAATGTTTGGAAATTTTAAAAGCGATACAACAGTTTGATACGATTGTCATTCACCGCCACGTGCGGCCAGACCCCGACGCGTACGGGTCACAAGGGGGATTAGCGGAGATTTTGCGGGCTTCATTTCCGGAAAAAACGGTGTATACGGTTGGGCAGGATGAAGAGTCATTGCAATTTTTACGGCGGATGGATGTCATCGACGACGAGGCTTATGATAATGCTCTTGTGATCGTTTGTGACACAGCGAATCAGGAGCGGATTTGCGACGGACGTTACCGTCTTGGCAAAAAGTTGATTAAGATTGACCATCATCCGAACGAGGATCCATACGGGGATATAGTATGGGTGGATACAAACGCCAGTTCCACGAGTGAAATGATTTATGAATTTTATTTGGCCGGTAAAGAAGATGGATTGGTGATGACAAAAGAGGCCGCGCGTTTAATTTATGCAGGAATTGTCGGCGATACCGGACGGTTTCTTTTTCCGCGCACGAGCGAAAAAACGTTCCGCTATGCGAGCGAACTCATCCAATATGGATTCTCCTTAACGGAGCTATATGACGGCTTGTATCGCACGAAACTAAACGTCGCACATTTAAGTGGATATGTGCTGCAAAACTTTACCGTCTCGGAAGAGGGAGTGGCGGCGGTAAAAATGCCAAAAGCCCTGCTGGAACAATATGGCGTTACCGCTTCCGAGGCTTCTCAGCTTGTCAGCCTTCTTGGCAATATCGAAGGAATTGTCGCGTGGGTATTTTTTATTGAGGAAGAAAAGGAAATTCGCGTCCGCTTTCGTTCCAAAGGACCGATCGTCAATGAAGTAGCAAAAAAATATCATGGCGGCGGGCATCCGCTCGCTGCGGGTGCTTCCATTTACTCTTGGGAAGATGCGGAATATGTCATTGCCGATTTGAAAGCGGCGTGCCGGTCCCGATAA
- a CDS encoding YtrH family sporulation protein, which translates to MNEKIAFLPAFIQSYFIAVGVLLGGAMIGALGAFLSGEQPLTAMYRFAGDLRIWAVVAAIGGTFDTFYMVERGFFFGETRDIVRQFLLILAAMGGAQTGVTIITWLTQEHISS; encoded by the coding sequence ATGAACGAAAAAATCGCATTTTTGCCTGCTTTTATTCAAAGTTATTTTATCGCTGTCGGCGTGCTGTTAGGTGGAGCGATGATCGGGGCGCTTGGCGCGTTTTTAAGCGGAGAGCAGCCGCTCACCGCCATGTATCGTTTTGCTGGTGATTTGCGGATCTGGGCTGTTGTCGCTGCCATCGGTGGAACGTTTGATACGTTTTATATGGTGGAACGGGGATTCTTTTTTGGAGAGACGCGCGATATTGTGAGGCAGTTTCTTCTTATTCTTGCAGCGATGGGAGGCGCGCAGACAGGCGTTACCATCATTACTTGGCTGACACAGGAGCATATTTCTTCATGA
- the ytrI gene encoding sporulation membrane protein YtrI: MRIPSYYRYPTWQRFFAGVAIGALISWVVFLHLFGVLQEKQVRKITELQDKIADLENEVRIWQEDYVKINKENKKKLTVQEISVHLGNAKQYKLDSYTTFRIEESVKEDISNLIAKDIETVYNSRELLKRAIENKTYIINEQPYKLEIHQLFVFTTLSIELKLKPLPSS, translated from the coding sequence ATGAGGATCCCTTCCTATTATCGCTATCCAACGTGGCAGCGCTTTTTTGCCGGCGTTGCGATCGGAGCGCTCATCAGCTGGGTCGTTTTTTTGCATTTATTCGGCGTCCTGCAGGAAAAACAAGTCCGAAAAATAACCGAGCTCCAAGATAAAATTGCCGATTTGGAAAACGAAGTTCGTATTTGGCAGGAAGACTACGTCAAAATAAATAAAGAGAACAAAAAAAAGTTGACAGTACAAGAAATTTCTGTCCATCTCGGCAACGCGAAGCAATATAAACTCGACTCTTATACGACATTTCGCATTGAAGAAAGTGTAAAGGAAGATATTTCCAACCTTATCGCAAAAGATATCGAAACCGTTTATAACAGCCGGGAATTATTAAAGCGAGCGATTGAAAATAAAACATACATCATTAACGAGCAACCGTATAAGCTGGAAATTCATCAGCTGTTTGTCTTTACTACCTTGTCGATTGAACTAAAATTAAAGCCGCTGCCTTCCTCATAA